One window of the Candidatus Zixiibacteriota bacterium genome contains the following:
- the yngJ gene encoding putative acyl-CoA dehydrogenase YngJ (Evidence 3 : Putative function from multiple computational evidences) — protein MLLEKKHHEFREKIRAYALEKIAPFAAELDQKQEFMGRHLESLAEMGLMGMVVPEEYGGKPVDTTCYSIAVEELSRVCGSTGITIAAHNSLGLFPIYKFGTEEQRKKYLPRGTGAELIAFGLTEPEAGSDAGATKTKAELKGDHWVMNGTKCFITSASHAFASIATARTSDEPGVKGISSFILEKGWPGYDIGKKENKMGLRGSDTAFLHFTDLKIPKENQLGKLGEGFKQFMITLDGGRISIAAMALGLAQGALDCALKYATERQQFGKPIAEYQAIQWQLADMATEIQAARYLVYGAAAKKDAGVVFTQDSAMAKLYAGEVGTRTAARAIQILGGIGCYTGRFSAERIWRDAKLCEIGEGTSEIQRLVIARELIKSVS, from the coding sequence ATGCTTCTCGAGAAAAAACATCATGAGTTCAGGGAAAAGATTCGGGCCTACGCTCTGGAAAAAATAGCACCTTTTGCGGCCGAATTGGATCAAAAGCAAGAATTTATGGGCCGGCATCTGGAATCGTTGGCCGAAATGGGGCTGATGGGGATGGTTGTTCCGGAGGAATATGGGGGGAAACCGGTAGATACTACCTGCTATTCGATTGCGGTGGAGGAGTTGTCGCGAGTTTGTGGCTCGACCGGAATCACCATTGCGGCGCATAACTCACTTGGACTCTTTCCGATTTACAAATTCGGCACCGAGGAACAGAGGAAGAAATATCTGCCGCGCGGAACCGGCGCGGAATTAATTGCCTTTGGTCTGACCGAGCCGGAAGCGGGATCGGATGCCGGGGCCACTAAGACCAAAGCCGAACTAAAAGGTGATCACTGGGTAATGAACGGTACCAAATGCTTTATTACGTCCGCTTCGCACGCTTTCGCTTCGATCGCCACCGCCCGTACTTCCGACGAACCGGGAGTAAAGGGCATTTCATCATTTATTCTAGAAAAGGGATGGCCGGGATACGATATCGGCAAGAAGGAGAATAAAATGGGCCTGCGTGGGAGCGACACGGCCTTTCTCCATTTTACCGATCTGAAAATTCCGAAAGAGAATCAGTTGGGCAAGTTGGGCGAGGGATTCAAGCAATTCATGATCACTCTCGACGGCGGCCGGATATCAATTGCCGCTATGGCGCTTGGATTGGCACAGGGGGCCTTGGATTGTGCCCTCAAGTATGCGACGGAACGTCAGCAATTCGGAAAGCCAATCGCCGAGTACCAGGCGATCCAGTGGCAGTTGGCCGATATGGCGACCGAGATTCAAGCGGCGCGATATCTGGTCTATGGGGCCGCGGCCAAGAAAGATGCCGGGGTGGTTTTTACTCAGGATTCGGCGATGGCGAAGTTATATGCCGGGGAAGTGGGGACGCGAACTGCCGCCAGAGCGATACAGATATTGGGCGGGATCGGCTGCTATACCGGGAGGTTCTCCGCCGAAAGAATCTGGCGCGATGCCAAACTTTGTGAAATAGGGGAGGGGACATCGGAAATACAGCGTCTTGTCATCGCCAGGGAATTAATAAAATCCGTTTCGTGA
- the bcd gene encoding Acyl-CoA dehydrogenase, short-chain specific has protein sequence MDYGLSEDDLMIKETAREFARKRLVPNAMKYDEEDGIPGELVEELAELGYLGMMLPEEFGGLELSTVSFVGALEEICSACAGVGILISVQNSLCCEIIHKYASDFLKKKYLPQMATGMVGSYCITEPNAGTDVSGIMTSAVEKGDHYLINGTKTFVTNAGFAGIFIVFAVTDPSAGNKGISCFAIDKDTPGISIGAPENKCGMRASDTREVSFLDVKVPKENMIGAPGQGFKMALSILNSGRIGVSFQAIGIARAALEEAIKYAKERKQFKQPIANFQAIQFKLADMATEIEAGRILAYRAAALKDEGKPIVREASMAKLFCSRMANFVVNEAVQIHGGYGYMKEYPVERYFRDARVTELYEGTTEAQKMTIARDLLKE, from the coding sequence ATGGATTACGGCCTGTCTGAAGACGATCTGATGATTAAGGAGACGGCTCGGGAGTTTGCCCGGAAACGGCTTGTTCCCAATGCCATGAAATATGACGAAGAAGACGGAATTCCCGGGGAACTGGTGGAGGAATTGGCGGAATTGGGTTATCTGGGAATGATGCTTCCCGAAGAATTCGGCGGCCTGGAGCTTTCGACAGTCAGTTTTGTCGGTGCCCTTGAAGAGATTTGTTCGGCCTGTGCCGGAGTCGGCATTTTGATTTCGGTTCAAAATTCTCTTTGCTGTGAAATAATCCATAAGTATGCTTCGGATTTTCTGAAGAAGAAATATCTTCCCCAGATGGCAACCGGCATGGTAGGGTCATATTGTATCACCGAGCCGAATGCCGGCACCGATGTCTCCGGCATCATGACGTCGGCGGTTGAAAAGGGGGATCATTACCTGATAAACGGCACCAAGACATTTGTCACTAATGCGGGATTTGCGGGAATATTTATTGTCTTTGCCGTAACTGATCCGTCGGCGGGCAACAAAGGGATCTCCTGTTTCGCAATCGATAAAGATACACCGGGAATATCAATCGGCGCCCCCGAAAATAAATGCGGAATGAGAGCCTCGGATACCCGCGAGGTATCTTTCTTGGATGTGAAAGTTCCTAAGGAAAATATGATTGGCGCTCCGGGGCAGGGGTTCAAGATGGCCCTTTCCATTTTGAATTCCGGGCGGATCGGCGTTTCCTTCCAGGCCATCGGCATTGCCCGCGCCGCTCTTGAGGAAGCGATCAAATATGCCAAGGAGCGGAAGCAATTCAAGCAGCCGATCGCCAATTTTCAGGCAATTCAATTCAAATTGGCCGATATGGCGACCGAAATTGAAGCGGGGAGAATTCTTGCCTATCGGGCGGCGGCTCTGAAAGACGAAGGGAAGCCGATCGTACGGGAAGCCTCGATGGCAAAATTGTTCTGCAGTCGGATGGCCAATTTCGTAGTAAATGAAGCGGTGCAGATTCACGGCGGATATGGCTATATGAAAGAATATCCGGTGGAGAGATATTTCCGGGATGCCCGCGTTACCGAATTGTACGAAGGAACGACGGAAGCGCAGAAAATGACAATCGCCCGCGATCTATTGAAGGAGTAG
- the mmgB gene encoding putative 3-hydroxybutyryl-CoA dehydrogenase (Evidence 3 : Putative function from multiple computational evidences), which produces MKMAGFMDMHLDDIKIIGVVGGGTMGNGIAHVCSQGGYDVILVDTSNEILEKAKKTITVNLDRMIKKEKITEQDKNNTLNRIYFGTKLDDLREAQLIVEAIYENLEAKIAVFKQLDMICTNGAILASNTSSLPITQLAATTRRAERVIGMHFMNPVPMMSLVELIRGIATSDETFHLTQELSRRLGKTPVEVNDFPGFISNRILMPMINEAIYALMEGVASAEDIDTVMKLGMNHPMGPLTLADFIGLDVCLAIMEVLYKGFSDSKYRPCPLLWKMVQAGYLGRKTGRGFFIYEK; this is translated from the coding sequence ATGAAAATGGCAGGGTTTATGGATATGCATTTGGATGACATCAAAATCATAGGCGTGGTTGGCGGTGGAACCATGGGGAACGGTATCGCTCATGTTTGTTCCCAGGGCGGATATGATGTAATACTTGTGGATACTTCGAATGAGATACTGGAAAAAGCCAAGAAGACGATTACAGTCAATTTGGACCGGATGATCAAGAAAGAAAAGATTACCGAACAGGACAAGAATAATACGCTGAACCGGATTTATTTCGGCACCAAATTGGACGATCTTCGAGAGGCGCAATTGATAGTGGAGGCCATATACGAGAATCTGGAGGCCAAGATTGCGGTTTTCAAGCAACTCGATATGATTTGCACCAACGGTGCGATTCTCGCTTCTAATACTTCGTCATTGCCAATCACGCAATTAGCGGCAACTACCCGCCGCGCCGAACGGGTAATAGGGATGCATTTCATGAATCCGGTGCCGATGATGTCGTTGGTGGAATTGATACGGGGCATCGCCACCAGCGATGAAACGTTTCATTTGACGCAGGAATTATCGCGGAGACTGGGGAAAACACCGGTGGAGGTGAACGATTTTCCCGGTTTCATTTCCAATCGTATCCTGATGCCGATGATAAACGAGGCGATTTACGCCTTGATGGAAGGGGTGGCGTCGGCCGAGGATATCGATACGGTAATGAAATTGGGCATGAATCATCCCATGGGGCCGCTGACTCTGGCTGATTTTATCGGGCTCGATGTCTGTCTGGCGATTATGGAAGTACTATATAAGGGATTTTCCGACTCGAAGTATCGTCCTTGCCCGCTTTTGTGGAAGATGGTTCAAGCTGGATATCTGGGCCGCAAGACCGGGCGCGGATTCTTTATATATGAAAAGTAA
- the atoB gene encoding acetyl-CoA acetyltransferase (Evidence 2a : Function from experimental evidences in other organisms; Product type c : carrier), translating into MANRNEAYIVSACRSAIGTFLGGLSGFTATQLGSLAIKEAVGRAKIDPKKIDEVIMGQVVQAGVGQAPARQAAIWGGVPAETAAMTINKVCGSGLKAVMLAAQSIRAGDQECVVAGGMESMSGTPYVLHGAKGGLKFGDKKLQDSMVLDGLWCAFKNWHMGSAAELTARKAGISREEQDEFAYNSHKKALAAISQGKFKNEIFPVAIPQKKGDPKIFEVDECPRADISVEGLAKLKPAFEKDGTVTAGNAPGLNDGAAASVIVSEKFMKENNLTPLARVVEYTTAGIEPELLFFAPIRAVNKLCNKMGVDVNHFDLIEANEAFSVQALADGKELGWDWNRVNVHGGAVALGHPIGASGTRILATLIYALKDRGKKNGLATLCLGGGHAVAMAIELT; encoded by the coding sequence ATGGCTAATAGAAACGAAGCGTATATTGTTTCCGCCTGTCGTTCGGCGATTGGAACTTTTCTGGGAGGATTATCAGGTTTTACGGCAACCCAGTTGGGTTCTTTGGCGATCAAAGAGGCCGTTGGGCGGGCTAAAATCGACCCCAAGAAGATAGATGAAGTTATTATGGGACAAGTGGTTCAGGCGGGCGTGGGGCAGGCCCCGGCCCGGCAGGCCGCGATCTGGGGCGGAGTGCCGGCGGAAACAGCGGCTATGACTATAAATAAAGTCTGCGGCTCGGGTCTAAAAGCGGTCATGCTGGCGGCGCAGTCAATACGGGCCGGGGATCAGGAGTGCGTGGTGGCGGGTGGAATGGAATCGATGTCGGGAACGCCGTATGTTCTGCACGGCGCCAAGGGCGGACTGAAATTCGGAGATAAGAAACTTCAAGATTCGATGGTGCTTGATGGCCTGTGGTGCGCTTTCAAGAACTGGCATATGGGCAGTGCGGCCGAATTGACGGCCCGCAAAGCCGGTATTTCACGGGAAGAGCAGGATGAATTCGCCTACAATTCCCATAAAAAGGCCCTGGCCGCAATTTCTCAAGGGAAATTTAAGAATGAAATATTTCCGGTTGCCATTCCGCAGAAGAAGGGCGATCCGAAAATTTTTGAGGTCGATGAATGCCCGCGGGCCGATATTTCCGTGGAAGGTCTGGCCAAGTTGAAACCGGCGTTTGAAAAGGATGGAACGGTGACGGCCGGCAATGCGCCCGGCTTGAATGACGGGGCGGCGGCGTCGGTAATCGTTTCCGAGAAATTTATGAAGGAAAATAATCTGACCCCCCTGGCGCGAGTGGTCGAATACACAACGGCCGGAATTGAGCCGGAACTTCTGTTTTTTGCGCCGATACGTGCGGTCAATAAACTCTGCAATAAGATGGGGGTAGACGTCAATCATTTCGACCTGATTGAGGCCAATGAGGCGTTCTCGGTTCAGGCCCTGGCCGACGGGAAAGAACTGGGCTGGGATTGGAACCGGGTCAATGTTCATGGCGGGGCGGTGGCGCTGGGTCACCCCATTGGGGCCTCGGGGACCAGAATTCTCGCGACCTTGATTTACGCCTTAAAGGATCGCGGTAAGAAGAATGGTTTGGCGACTTTGTGTCTCGGAGGCGGTCATGCGGTAGCCATGGCTATTGAATTGACATGA
- a CDS encoding conserved exported hypothetical protein (Evidence 4 : Unknown function but conserved in other organisms), which produces MKKLALVGLLLMVMAVSAVAQTSPIDKKSWFLGGSVYFETQSGDLYKVGDKSPSTINIGPSFGYFIAPSIFIGADVLYNQYKVGDAKTTALGLGPVVGYYFNMNKARTEVKGSVYPYIKGFFQYASYKDETGIETSKMTGTSFGAMGGINYMLSEAVGLDIAVKFSSDKAKQKEPVEGESVSGSTIMVGAGVTYFIWK; this is translated from the coding sequence ATGAAGAAACTCGCGTTGGTAGGATTGCTTCTTATGGTCATGGCCGTCTCGGCCGTCGCCCAGACTTCCCCCATCGACAAGAAGAGCTGGTTCCTGGGCGGATCTGTCTATTTTGAAACCCAGAGTGGCGACCTTTATAAAGTCGGCGACAAGAGTCCGTCAACCATTAATATCGGGCCGTCATTCGGCTATTTCATAGCCCCCAGCATATTTATCGGAGCCGATGTGCTTTACAACCAGTATAAGGTTGGGGATGCCAAGACCACCGCTCTCGGCCTGGGACCCGTTGTTGGCTATTATTTCAATATGAACAAGGCCCGCACGGAAGTTAAAGGCTCCGTTTATCCTTATATCAAGGGCTTTTTCCAGTATGCGAGCTATAAAGATGAAACCGGTATCGAAACGAGCAAGATGACCGGCACCAGTTTCGGCGCGATGGGCGGCATCAATTATATGCTGTCCGAGGCCGTCGGGCTTGATATCGCCGTGAAATTCAGCTCCGACAAAGCCAAGCAGAAAGAGCCGGTGGAAGGCGAATCAGTATCTGGATCCACCATCATGGTTGGCGCCGGCGTAACTTATTTTATTTGGAAATAA
- a CDS encoding hypothetical protein (Evidence 5 : Unknown function) yields MTSKHLTTQQLEGTRTLSRKVTIPFNEIAEPGAYYCHDTGWLYRVPEEGVSLGHSPTMNIVSRDENFVTRIAEDPWIPLNKAREICSNLDLAVNF; encoded by the coding sequence ATGACTTCCAAGCATCTTACCACACAGCAACTCGAGGGAACCAGGACTTTGTCTCGTAAGGTAACAATCCCCTTTAACGAAATCGCCGAACCAGGCGCTTATTACTGTCACGATACCGGATGGCTATATCGTGTCCCGGAAGAAGGCGTCTCACTCGGCCACAGTCCGACCATGAATATTGTCAGCCGGGATGAGAATTTCGTGACCCGCATCGCCGAGGACCCGTGGATTCCACTGAACAAGGCGCGTGAAATCTGCTCGAATCTGGATCTGGCCGTCAATTTCTGA
- a CDS encoding exported hypothetical protein (Evidence 5 : Unknown function): MKKLTLLTVVLLAFSVSSFAETMWRPVLYLGGGASVPTGNFKDGFKTGYNFASSFGFEYHSSLELLGELSYSRFPLDQTKSLATEPLGTSVDGGAARVLNIGGAVRYYFTPGSALSKFRPYILGRLGVAHLSQADMTIVGLDGTTINSFSGSTKFTYAIGAGTNIDLNRNLGLWVEGKFDGISTPLHKTDYVPIQAGIRYIFGKE, from the coding sequence ATGAAGAAACTAACCCTTCTGACTGTGGTTCTTCTGGCATTTTCGGTTTCATCGTTTGCGGAGACTATGTGGCGGCCGGTGCTCTATTTGGGGGGCGGAGCGAGTGTTCCCACCGGGAATTTCAAGGATGGCTTCAAAACCGGGTACAATTTCGCCAGCAGTTTCGGTTTCGAATATCATTCCTCGCTGGAACTTCTCGGCGAATTATCCTACAGCCGCTTCCCGCTCGATCAGACCAAATCCCTGGCCACGGAACCGCTGGGAACATCGGTCGACGGCGGCGCGGCTCGTGTGCTGAATATCGGCGGTGCGGTGCGCTATTACTTCACACCCGGTAGCGCCTTATCCAAATTTAGACCGTACATACTGGGCCGCCTCGGAGTGGCGCATTTATCTCAAGCCGATATGACCATTGTCGGTCTCGATGGAACTACCATCAATTCGTTCTCCGGATCCACCAAGTTTACCTATGCCATCGGAGCCGGAACCAATATTGATCTAAATCGCAATTTAGGGCTATGGGTGGAAGGAAAATTCGATGGTATCAGTACCCCCCTGCATAAAACTGATTATGTCCCTATCCAGGCCGGTATTCGATACATTTTTGGAAAGGAATAA
- a CDS encoding hypothetical protein (Evidence 5 : Unknown function), producing the protein MINHFRFEDDLIEAKMNVTPKGIEIEIGENCYSVKEITPRKFAVDLNGARKMVCCVIEKDKAYLDVEGLLLELAINLDDTANSVAGGAALAKDKIFAPMPGKVVKILVAEGDNISAKQPMVIVEAMKMENQVNSPAAGTVKKINFRDGDQVGTDIPIIELEIESDPENNK; encoded by the coding sequence ATGATTAACCATTTCCGTTTCGAAGACGACTTGATCGAAGCCAAAATGAATGTCACCCCGAAAGGGATTGAAATCGAAATCGGGGAGAATTGCTATTCTGTCAAGGAAATCACGCCTCGCAAATTTGCTGTCGATTTGAACGGGGCCAGAAAAATGGTTTGCTGTGTAATCGAGAAGGATAAGGCCTATCTCGACGTTGAAGGATTGCTTCTGGAACTGGCCATTAATTTGGACGACACGGCCAATTCTGTGGCCGGTGGGGCGGCCCTGGCCAAGGACAAGATTTTTGCCCCGATGCCGGGAAAAGTGGTGAAGATTCTGGTTGCTGAAGGAGATAATATTTCGGCAAAACAGCCAATGGTGATTGTCGAAGCGATGAAAATGGAGAACCAGGTTAATTCCCCCGCCGCGGGAACAGTTAAGAAAATCAATTTCCGCGACGGAGATCAGGTGGGAACAGATATTCCCATAATCGAACTGGAGATAGAAAGCGACCCCGAAAACAATAAATAA
- the pycA gene encoding Pyruvate carboxylase subunit A: protein MTKRLFKRVLVANRGEIAVRVLQACRLLDIPTLAIYSTADRNAVHTRVADEAVEIGPPPPRESYLDIEKIVNTAEGHGCDAIHPGYGFLAENPLFPQACEKAGITFIGPSAEAMRLLGNKIQSRIKMATAGVPIIPGMKNAGADLGAFERAAEESGYPVLIKAAAGGGGKGMRVVHKREDLKASVEAAMREAKNAFGDDTVYLEKYIENPRHIEFQVLGDNYGNTVHLFERECSIQRRHQKIIEETPSTALTPALRAQMGAAAVRVATAAGYRNAGTVEFLFDKNGGFYFLEMNTRIQVEHPVTEMVTGADLVVEQIRIAAGEKISDYLLRPAQRGHSIECRIYAEDGENNFLPSSGKILYYEEPFGPGIRVDSGVCRDSQIGVEYDPILAKLIVHAPTRDLAIAKMINALKDYRILGIKTSRRFMIDVLNHPEFKAGRTYTDFIEKNMTDRTVDIVPAVEIGAAAISVALMQKSLPTIKGTKVADISPWQTIGPWEIGVRMSK from the coding sequence TAGAAACGCGGTGCATACCCGCGTGGCGGATGAAGCGGTGGAAATCGGCCCGCCACCTCCGCGGGAATCATATCTTGATATCGAGAAAATTGTAAATACGGCCGAGGGGCACGGTTGTGACGCCATTCATCCCGGCTATGGTTTTCTGGCCGAGAACCCCCTTTTCCCGCAAGCCTGCGAAAAGGCCGGAATTACGTTTATCGGGCCATCGGCGGAAGCGATGCGGCTGCTGGGGAACAAGATTCAATCACGGATAAAAATGGCGACAGCCGGCGTGCCGATTATTCCGGGAATGAAGAATGCCGGAGCCGACCTGGGTGCTTTCGAGCGGGCGGCGGAAGAGTCCGGCTATCCAGTCCTAATAAAAGCGGCGGCGGGCGGCGGCGGCAAAGGCATGAGAGTAGTTCACAAAAGGGAGGATCTTAAAGCATCGGTCGAAGCCGCCATGCGCGAAGCCAAGAATGCCTTCGGCGACGATACGGTTTACCTGGAGAAGTATATTGAAAACCCGCGGCATATCGAGTTTCAAGTATTGGGTGATAATTACGGGAATACGGTTCATCTCTTTGAGAGGGAATGCTCCATTCAGAGGCGCCATCAGAAAATAATCGAGGAAACGCCGTCGACGGCCCTGACGCCGGCCCTGCGGGCCCAGATGGGGGCGGCGGCGGTGCGGGTGGCGACGGCGGCCGGATATCGAAATGCCGGGACGGTGGAATTCTTGTTTGATAAAAACGGTGGTTTCTATTTCCTGGAGATGAATACCCGCATTCAAGTAGAGCATCCTGTCACCGAAATGGTAACCGGGGCCGATCTGGTGGTCGAACAGATTCGGATCGCGGCCGGCGAAAAAATTTCGGATTATCTATTGAGACCGGCGCAGAGGGGACATTCTATCGAATGCCGAATATATGCCGAAGACGGAGAAAACAACTTTTTGCCATCTTCGGGAAAGATTCTATACTACGAAGAACCGTTCGGGCCGGGAATCCGGGTCGATTCGGGAGTTTGCCGCGATTCGCAAATTGGGGTGGAGTATGATCCCATATTGGCAAAACTAATAGTCCACGCGCCGACCCGGGATCTGGCCATCGCCAAAATGATAAATGCCCTGAAAGACTATAGGATTCTCGGGATTAAGACTTCGCGGCGTTTCATGATCGATGTCCTCAACCATCCGGAATTCAAAGCCGGGCGCACCTATACTGATTTTATCGAGAAGAATATGACGGATCGGACGGTGGATATTGTTCCAGCCGTCGAAATCGGGGCCGCGGCGATATCCGTGGCACTGATGCAAAAATCCCTGCCGACAATCAAGGGGACGAAAGTCGCTGATATTTCCCCCTGGCAAACAATCGGCCCCTGGGAAATCGGAGTGAGGATGTCCAAATGA